Genomic segment of Gasterosteus aculeatus chromosome 4, fGasAcu3.hap1.1, whole genome shotgun sequence:
tatgaataaagtttgtttgaattattgatcatcatcatcagatgaCATCATCCTGAGCAGATCTCCCCTCTGCTGTCGACAGATGAAGCAAATAAATGATATAGCCCTCTATCATTTATTGATATAGAGGGCTATAGCTTACAGAGCGACGTTCTCTAAGTGATTTGTGCCTGCCGATGACCTCAGCGTGTGATGTCACTCAGGGGGTGGTGGTCTCTGACGATGACCTGATGAGAACCTTCCTGGAGctggagcgggaggaggaggagccggagcagcagggggaggagcccgTGGACGGTAAAACCTCCAGACGTACACACACCTTTACCTGGCCGTTACTTTATTAAGATATCTGTGTAAACTCATTTTTAAAAGGTGGATACGACGAGCATGAGGAACAGGAAGCGTTTCCAGACGACACACCTGTTGAACCAGACTTGATCTCAGCAGGTAGAGAACACACCTGTAGAAGCAGACTTCATCCCATCAACGTGGTGGTGATGTAATAACTCTTGTCTTCAGGCGCTCAGGGAGACGTGCTGAGTTACGAAGACCTGGTGTTGCTGCGTATGGTGAGCGATCAGTCATCAATAGGATCAGTGCGTCATTGATCCCCACGCTGAGCCCTTTGTCTTGTGGTGCCTTCAGGAGCAGCTGATGGAGAACAGTAAAGGGTGGTCTCAGGACACGGCCCTGTCCCGCAGGGTCCAGGACTGGGAGGACAAGATGCGCCCCCTACTGGTTGAGCAGGTGAGAGCTGCTGGATCAGCCTGTTGATGATTGATGTCCTCATcagctgcttgttgttgttgatcgaTGTCCTCATCCACGgcttgttattgttgtgttcagGAGCAGCGCCCTGTGTTCGACATCCATGACTACGGAGATCGAATCGTCTCGGCGCTGCGGGACGTCGGTCAGAGGCGATCTTTCTCCTCCATCGTCTCCGGACTACAAAGCCATGAGGCCAGCAAGTACCTGGTGGCTTCACTGCAgctggtaaacaacaacaacctcagaGGAACCTGTAGGCTGCCCCCGACTGACgctccacacacaaacatcacatcacatgccATTCAGCTGagacttttatccaaagcgactcacaataaCTGCATTTCAACAAACAAACCAGCGCTAACCGCAAGGTCACGACTCTGACCTGAGGTGTCTCCTGTCCCTCAGGCCAACGACGGCACGGTGGAGGTGGACAGCATCGTGGCTCTGGAGGACAGTTTGGACTCGATGAGACTGACGCTGCTCAGCGCCGAGAAGGCGAGAGACCGGCTCAAGGACATGAAGACCTTCCCCTAAAAACACCTCAATAAACCGCTTTGTATTTAATGCTTGTTTATTCTCCTTTGTCTTTTCAGGAGTTCAGATTGGAGACAAAAGACTAGTCAATGTTAAATAGATAAAATAGATTTTAATAACAGAAAAGTTCAGTTCCCAGAGACATCGTGTGACGGTCCTAGCAGTCCGGGTCCAGCGGCTCGTAGTTCTTGATGTGGTTCCGGACGCTGGCTACGATCTGATCTTGGTCCTTCATGCGGTTGTAGTAGTCCAGGAACAGCCCGTCGGGGCTAACCAGGTAGATGAGGATGGTGTGGTCCACGATGTAGTCCCCGTCCTCGTCCTTGGGCCCGGCGCTGGCATAGACCCGGTAGTCCCGCCCCGCTCGCTTCACCTCCTCCGGCGTGCCCGTCAGCCCGATCAGGCGAGGGTGGAAGTCCCTTACGTAGCGGGCCAGTGCTGGCGGGTCGTCCCTCTCCGGGTCCACGGTGACAAACAGGGGCTGGACGGGCGGCAGCGTGGCGTCCTGGTCCAGCGCCGCCACGGCGCCGCACAGCTTGTCCAGCTCCTCGGGGCAGATGTCTGGGCAGTGTGTGAAGCCAAAGTACAGCAGCACCCAGCGGCCGAGGAAGTCGGCCTTGGTGCGGCGCCTCCCGCTGTGGTCCAACAGG
This window contains:
- the sco2 gene encoding protein SCO2 homolog, mitochondrial, producing the protein MLVVRCIVGNVRGGGLLKTWVHPQRPLRRLLSRAPGPALRTRVAGSLLVGGGLLAAWWWVDSEKRQQQRRRRVEQLKQVSLGQGAFSLLDHSGRRRTKADFLGRWVLLYFGFTHCPDICPEELDKLCGAVAALDQDATLPPVQPLFVTVDPERDDPPALARYVRDFHPRLIGLTGTPEEVKRAGRDYRVYASAGPKDEDGDYIVDHTILIYLVSPDGLFLDYYNRMKDQDQIVASVRNHIKNYEPLDPDC